Proteins encoded together in one Terriglobus sp. TAA 43 window:
- the gcvPA gene encoding aminomethyl-transferring glycine dehydrogenase subunit GcvPA, which yields MRYLPKSPADRAAMLQEIGAASIDDLFDSVPAEFRLTRDLNVPRQHSEHEVIEAFKVFANQNATGYASFLGAGAYRHYRPVLIDTVVSRGEFLTSYTPYQPEIAQGTLQALFEFQTMICELTGMDLANASMYDGSTGAAEAVMMAVRVTGRNGAVIARTVHPEYREVLATYAQHQGIPQTEVGYTADGRVDYTALDAAITSDTACVLIQSPNFFGTIEDVAKIAEIAHAKGALLIVSIAEAVSLGIVKPPKEADIVSMEAQSFGVPVGYGGPYCGVIAAKEKFLRQMPGRLCGQTVDQNGDRGFVLTLSTREQHIRREKATSNICTNQSLVALMVTVFLTVYGKGLQELAEQNLAKAHFTAQSLEKNGAKLLFAGAPRFNEFVVTTPKSADTTNTALLEEKIIGGLPLSKWYPELGENASLWCATELTTRQDIDTAATALAKV from the coding sequence ATGCGTTACCTTCCTAAGTCGCCCGCCGACCGGGCCGCCATGCTCCAGGAGATTGGCGCGGCTTCCATCGACGACCTGTTCGATTCCGTCCCCGCAGAATTTCGCCTGACGCGCGATCTGAACGTTCCCCGCCAGCACTCTGAGCACGAAGTCATTGAAGCGTTCAAGGTCTTCGCCAACCAGAACGCCACTGGATATGCGTCGTTCCTGGGCGCGGGAGCCTATCGCCACTATCGCCCCGTGCTGATTGACACAGTCGTTTCGCGCGGCGAATTCCTCACCAGCTACACGCCCTATCAGCCAGAAATCGCGCAGGGCACGTTGCAGGCACTCTTTGAGTTCCAGACCATGATCTGCGAACTGACCGGCATGGATTTGGCCAACGCCTCCATGTACGACGGCAGCACGGGCGCAGCAGAAGCCGTGATGATGGCCGTGCGCGTCACCGGTCGTAACGGCGCTGTCATCGCACGTACAGTGCATCCCGAGTACCGCGAAGTGCTCGCGACGTACGCGCAGCACCAAGGTATCCCGCAGACCGAAGTGGGTTACACCGCCGATGGTCGCGTGGACTATACCGCTCTGGATGCTGCCATCACCAGCGACACCGCCTGCGTGCTCATCCAATCGCCCAACTTCTTCGGCACCATTGAAGACGTTGCCAAGATCGCGGAAATCGCACACGCGAAGGGTGCTCTGCTCATCGTCTCCATTGCAGAGGCTGTCTCGCTAGGCATCGTGAAGCCGCCCAAGGAAGCCGACATCGTCTCCATGGAAGCGCAGAGCTTTGGTGTTCCCGTGGGCTATGGTGGCCCGTACTGCGGCGTCATCGCAGCGAAGGAAAAGTTCCTGCGCCAGATGCCCGGACGTCTCTGCGGTCAAACTGTCGACCAGAATGGCGATCGTGGCTTTGTGTTGACGCTCTCCACGCGCGAACAGCATATCCGCCGGGAGAAGGCCACCAGCAACATCTGCACCAACCAGTCGCTCGTCGCGCTGATGGTCACGGTCTTCCTCACCGTCTACGGCAAGGGCCTGCAGGAACTCGCCGAGCAGAACCTGGCCAAAGCACACTTCACTGCGCAGTCGCTGGAGAAGAACGGAGCAAAGCTGCTATTTGCAGGTGCACCGCGCTTCAACGAGTTCGTCGTCACCACACCGAAGTCCGCAGACACTACCAACACAGCACTGCTGGAAGAGAAGATCATTGGCGGTCTGCCTCTGTCGAAGTGGTATCCCGAACTCGGTGAAAACGCATCGCTGTGGTGCGCTACGGAACTCACTACGCGTCAGGACATCGATACAGCTGCCACAGCGTTGGCAAAGGTATAG
- the gcvH gene encoding glycine cleavage system protein GcvH, whose translation MSYPANYRYTKEHEWIEANGNEATVGITEHAQSLLGDIVFVDLPKTGTELTQKASFGSVESVKAVSDVYAPVSGTVTAANEELANAPEKINEDANNTWLIKLTLKDASELDGLLDAAAYEAFVAEETH comes from the coding sequence ATGAGCTATCCGGCAAACTACCGCTACACCAAGGAACACGAGTGGATTGAGGCCAACGGCAACGAAGCCACCGTGGGCATCACCGAACACGCGCAAAGCCTGCTTGGCGACATTGTTTTCGTAGACCTGCCCAAAACAGGGACGGAACTGACCCAGAAGGCGTCCTTCGGTTCAGTGGAAAGCGTAAAGGCTGTCAGCGACGTATATGCCCCCGTTTCCGGCACCGTGACCGCGGCAAACGAAGAGCTTGCCAATGCACCCGAAAAGATTAATGAAGACGCGAACAACACCTGGCTCATCAAGCTCACACTGAAGGACGCATCCGAATTGGACGGCCTTCTTGACGCTGCTGCATACGAAGCTTTCGTAGCTGAAGAAACGCACTAA
- a CDS encoding GH92 family glycosyl hydrolase, with protein MVWFCKRFVFCLSLFFTLCAVAQKDPVNEVNPLIGTGNGPIGYGGTMPFVTTPFGMTNWTAQTRQNRLSVTSYEYGDKTIQGFMGTHQPAIWMGDFGYVTLMPEIGALKTTPETRALAYDHAHETTHPDFYSVDMKTQDGKIIHAEMTASERCAYLRFTFPAGVEPRVLLEASRPGINGKASVDIAKGEIVGQNPHRIDNNLGPFALPNFSGYFVAQFHQHTTGGDSYGLNTAAAHGASVTFAKTSAPTVIEVRVGTSFLSIDQARENITKEIPAWNFAATRQKLHTIWQQKLSNLTIAGATQDERITAYTALYHALLYPRTFSEYGRYYSAFDDTIHDGASYTDYSIWDTFRAEHSLLTLVAPERIDGMITALLQDYKEGGWMPKWPNPSYTNIMIGTHADSMVAEALRKGFHGFDRELAWKAVYKDAMSPPDGDTTRRWLDREEHTPYEARAGLTYYKQLGFIPTDKTDEATSRTLEDSYDDWCVAQVAKALGRMDDYRFFLKRSLNDRNLFDKSLNLMRGKTSDGKWAPIGGSRDTDGNRSVSGWTEGDAWVYTWSPFHDIAGVEKLMGGPEVANKQLDQHFVGNHNVHKNEPSHHYGYLYDFTGQPWKTQAKVREIAYKEYANLPAGLDGDDDCGQMSAWYLFTALGMYPVNPASGDYMIGSPMYGRMSLKLANGKAFTVVADNNSHSNVYIQSATLNDKPLDKPVITWEQIQSGATLHVVMGAQPSKWASSWRPSLPEEALR; from the coding sequence ATGGTCTGGTTTTGCAAACGATTCGTCTTCTGCCTGTCGCTGTTCTTCACTCTCTGTGCGGTCGCACAAAAAGACCCCGTTAATGAGGTAAATCCGCTCATCGGCACAGGTAACGGCCCCATCGGCTACGGTGGCACCATGCCCTTCGTGACAACGCCCTTTGGCATGACGAACTGGACCGCGCAGACGCGACAGAACCGCCTCAGCGTCACCTCATACGAATACGGCGACAAGACCATTCAGGGCTTCATGGGCACACACCAGCCCGCCATCTGGATGGGCGACTTCGGCTACGTCACCCTGATGCCTGAGATCGGCGCGCTGAAGACCACGCCCGAAACTCGCGCGCTTGCCTACGATCACGCGCATGAGACCACGCACCCTGACTTCTACAGCGTGGACATGAAGACGCAGGACGGCAAGATCATCCATGCCGAGATGACCGCATCCGAGCGCTGCGCATACCTGCGCTTCACCTTCCCTGCTGGCGTGGAACCACGCGTTTTGTTGGAAGCATCACGTCCCGGTATCAATGGCAAAGCCTCGGTGGACATTGCAAAAGGCGAAATCGTCGGTCAGAATCCGCACCGCATCGACAACAATCTTGGGCCCTTTGCACTGCCAAACTTCAGCGGCTACTTCGTTGCGCAGTTCCACCAACACACCACCGGCGGCGATTCCTATGGTCTGAACACAGCCGCCGCGCATGGCGCATCGGTCACCTTTGCGAAAACGTCCGCGCCCACAGTGATTGAAGTTCGCGTAGGCACATCGTTCCTCAGCATCGATCAGGCGCGCGAGAACATCACCAAAGAAATCCCCGCATGGAACTTCGCTGCCACACGCCAGAAACTTCACACCATCTGGCAGCAGAAATTAAGTAACCTAACCATCGCAGGCGCTACGCAGGATGAGCGCATCACTGCCTACACCGCGCTATATCACGCACTGCTGTATCCGCGCACGTTTTCCGAGTATGGCCGTTATTACAGCGCTTTTGACGACACCATTCATGACGGCGCGTCGTACACCGACTATTCCATCTGGGACACCTTCCGCGCAGAACATAGCCTGCTGACACTCGTCGCACCGGAACGCATCGACGGCATGATCACTGCGCTTTTGCAGGATTACAAAGAAGGCGGATGGATGCCGAAGTGGCCCAATCCCAGTTACACGAACATCATGATCGGCACCCACGCCGACAGCATGGTGGCAGAAGCATTGCGCAAAGGCTTCCACGGCTTTGATCGTGAACTCGCATGGAAGGCCGTCTACAAAGACGCCATGTCACCACCCGACGGTGACACCACGCGTCGATGGCTGGACCGTGAAGAACACACTCCTTACGAAGCGCGTGCGGGCCTGACCTACTACAAGCAACTTGGCTTCATTCCCACGGATAAGACCGACGAAGCCACCAGCCGCACACTGGAAGACAGCTACGACGACTGGTGCGTGGCGCAGGTGGCCAAAGCACTTGGCCGCATGGACGACTATCGCTTCTTCCTGAAGCGTTCGCTGAACGATCGCAACCTATTCGACAAGAGCCTCAACCTGATGCGCGGCAAAACTTCCGACGGCAAGTGGGCACCGATTGGCGGTAGCCGCGATACTGATGGCAACCGCAGCGTCTCCGGATGGACCGAAGGCGATGCATGGGTATACACATGGTCGCCCTTCCATGACATTGCGGGTGTTGAGAAGCTCATGGGCGGACCCGAAGTCGCAAACAAACAACTCGATCAACACTTCGTGGGCAATCACAACGTCCACAAGAACGAACCCAGCCACCACTACGGCTACCTCTACGACTTCACCGGCCAGCCGTGGAAAACACAGGCCAAAGTTCGCGAGATTGCCTACAAGGAATACGCCAACCTGCCCGCAGGTCTGGATGGTGATGATGATTGCGGCCAGATGTCTGCGTGGTATCTCTTCACTGCGCTCGGCATGTACCCCGTGAACCCAGCCAGCGGCGATTACATGATCGGCAGCCCCATGTATGGCCGCATGAGTTTGAAGCTCGCCAACGGCAAGGCATTCACCGTCGTCGCAGACAACAACAGCCACAGCAACGTGTACATCCAATCCGCCACACTGAACGACAAGCCGCTGGATAAGCCCGTCATCACATGGGAGCAGATTCAGTCTGGCGCAACACTTCACGTTGTGATGGGTGCACAGCCATCGAAGTGGGCATCTTCATGGCGTCCATCGCTCCCTGAGGAAGCATTGCGATAG
- a CDS encoding VOC family protein, with protein sequence MANERAKIQGLHHVTAIASDPQRNLDFYTQVLGLRLVKKTVNFDDPGTYHFYFGDDAGTPGTILTFFPWPGARRGLAGAGEVTHTAFSVPTASIPYWEKRLTDEGVLVEHTGLRFNGVEDVLTFADPDGMKLEIVGHADAPVAAKAPRYADVPEEHSIRGFFGVTMLHRSEKATADTLAWMGFAEIGRDGDRIRYAAPEGAALGNHIDVLVNPNAGYGRSGAGSVHHIAFRTPNDDSQLAWREEILKHLPVTTVQDRDYFHSIYFREPGGVLFEMATDEPGFAIDEPIETLGEALRVPKMHQGLLDQIERRLIPVELKQSSKTVVTA encoded by the coding sequence ATGGCTAACGAACGGGCGAAGATCCAGGGATTGCATCATGTGACGGCGATTGCTTCCGATCCGCAGCGGAATCTGGATTTCTATACCCAGGTGCTGGGTTTGCGGTTGGTGAAGAAGACCGTTAATTTTGACGATCCGGGCACGTATCACTTTTATTTTGGCGATGATGCCGGTACGCCGGGAACGATCTTGACGTTCTTCCCCTGGCCGGGTGCGCGTCGTGGACTGGCAGGCGCGGGAGAAGTGACTCACACAGCGTTCTCTGTGCCGACAGCTTCCATCCCTTACTGGGAGAAGCGGCTTACGGATGAGGGTGTTCTGGTGGAACACACCGGCTTGCGCTTTAACGGTGTGGAGGACGTGCTGACGTTTGCCGATCCGGATGGCATGAAGCTGGAGATTGTGGGCCATGCCGATGCTCCTGTTGCAGCTAAGGCGCCCCGGTATGCGGACGTTCCTGAGGAGCACAGCATTCGTGGCTTCTTTGGCGTGACCATGCTGCATCGCAGCGAAAAGGCGACGGCGGATACGCTGGCGTGGATGGGCTTTGCGGAAATTGGCCGCGACGGCGACCGCATTCGTTACGCAGCGCCGGAAGGCGCGGCGCTGGGCAACCACATTGATGTGCTGGTGAACCCGAATGCCGGTTATGGACGCAGCGGTGCGGGGTCGGTGCACCACATCGCGTTCCGTACACCGAATGATGACTCGCAGCTTGCATGGAGAGAGGAGATCCTGAAGCATCTGCCGGTTACGACGGTGCAGGATCGCGACTACTTCCACTCCATCTATTTCCGCGAGCCGGGTGGTGTGTTGTTTGAGATGGCGACGGACGAGCCGGGCTTTGCGATCGACGAGCCGATCGAGACACTTGGCGAGGCGCTGCGTGTGCCAAAGATGCACCAGGGACTGCTTGACCAGATTGAACGCCGGTTGATCCCGGTGGAACTGAAGCAGTCGTCGAAGACGGTGGTGACGGCGTAA
- a CDS encoding alpha/beta hydrolase — MQGPHDLSPVYTAGEPLKEAAGVVVLLHGRGSNAGDILGLSRAFMDMKLAFVAPQAAGNVWYPQRFIAPREMNEPDLSSALTKVKRIVDGLVGSGIPTERIVIAGFSQGACLASEFVASNPARYAGLIAFTGGLIGPLGSDLHHDGDLAGTPALFLCGDPDPHIPFVRVEESVEELKRMGAEVSLHRYPGKPHNVSAEELEQARILLQKVFSQNSTN; from the coding sequence ATGCAAGGACCGCATGATCTGAGTCCGGTTTACACGGCAGGCGAGCCTCTGAAGGAAGCCGCCGGAGTCGTTGTGCTGCTGCATGGCCGCGGCAGCAACGCGGGAGACATTCTTGGACTGTCACGCGCCTTTATGGATATGAAACTGGCATTCGTTGCGCCGCAAGCTGCGGGCAACGTCTGGTATCCGCAGCGATTCATTGCACCGCGCGAGATGAATGAGCCAGATCTTTCCTCGGCTCTAACAAAGGTGAAGCGCATTGTCGATGGACTTGTGGGCAGCGGCATTCCCACGGAGCGCATTGTCATCGCCGGCTTCTCGCAGGGAGCTTGCCTGGCGTCGGAGTTCGTTGCCTCCAACCCGGCGCGGTATGCCGGTTTGATCGCGTTCACGGGAGGCCTGATCGGGCCATTGGGAAGCGATCTGCATCACGATGGCGATCTGGCAGGCACACCCGCATTATTTTTATGCGGCGACCCTGATCCGCACATACCTTTTGTGCGTGTGGAAGAGTCTGTAGAAGAGCTGAAGCGTATGGGCGCGGAAGTTTCATTACATCGTTATCCCGGAAAACCGCACAACGTAAGCGCGGAAGAACTGGAGCAGGCGCGTATCCTTCTCCAGAAGGTTTTTTCGCAGAATTCAACGAACTAG
- a CDS encoding MarR family winged helix-turn-helix transcriptional regulator, with product MQTMHESETSETHFTSAASLWLVMMKAYRSMEAYIESTVAAQDIGLSDFMIMEALLHKGPMSMSQIGDKVLLANPSMTAAVDRLEKLGYVSRCSGATDKRVRTVDLTKEGRKVIRRIFAQHELDLEEVMAGVCATMRGPVRDALKKIGLAAKAKTVARSLTTD from the coding sequence ATGCAAACGATGCACGAATCCGAAACGAGCGAAACGCATTTCACATCGGCGGCCAGCCTATGGCTCGTGATGATGAAGGCGTATCGTTCCATGGAAGCGTATATCGAAAGCACCGTTGCGGCGCAGGACATCGGTCTGAGCGACTTCATGATCATGGAGGCCCTGCTGCATAAGGGCCCCATGAGCATGTCGCAGATCGGTGACAAAGTGCTGTTGGCGAATCCTTCCATGACGGCTGCGGTCGACCGGTTGGAGAAGCTGGGGTACGTCTCGCGATGTAGCGGCGCGACGGACAAGCGTGTCCGCACCGTGGATCTGACCAAAGAGGGACGAAAGGTGATCCGCCGTATCTTCGCGCAGCATGAACTGGACTTGGAAGAGGTCATGGCTGGTGTTTGCGCAACGATGCGCGGCCCTGTGCGCGATGCTTTGAAGAAGATCGGGCTGGCCGCCAAGGCGAAGACCGTAGCACGTTCCTTAACAACGGACTGA
- the glgC gene encoding glucose-1-phosphate adenylyltransferase, protein MKDTLGVLLAGGAGERLFPLTKERAKPAVPFGGQYRIIDITLSNCINSDLRKVYIMTQYKALSLNRHIREGWGSVVANELGEFIEILPPMQRVNKSWYQGTADAVYQNIYSIGSEQPKHVIILSGDHIYKMNYGLMMDQHVQSGAACTIATLPVDPNEVAGFGVVEVSSSGEVIGFQEKPKSTNIRSPFNPEKVDASMGIYIFNTDVLLPELMADAEKTDSKHDFGHNILPGLLGRFKVSAYNFVDENRKEALYWRDVGTLDSYYEANLDIASVSPVFNLYDRDWPMRTRPTQYPPAKFVFGEMGRTGMAVNSVGSPGCVISGSAVRQSVLSQDVRVNSFSDIDSSVIFNHVNIGRHCRIRRAIIDRDAHIPDGTVIGYDANEDRKKYHVTPSGITVVTRDITPYENPVSPEFMQTR, encoded by the coding sequence ATGAAAGATACGCTTGGAGTACTGCTGGCCGGAGGCGCCGGCGAACGTCTTTTTCCGCTGACCAAGGAACGCGCAAAGCCTGCGGTGCCGTTCGGCGGACAATATCGCATCATCGACATCACGCTCTCAAACTGCATTAATAGTGACCTACGCAAGGTCTACATCATGACGCAGTACAAAGCGCTGAGCCTGAACCGCCACATCCGTGAGGGCTGGGGTTCGGTTGTGGCCAATGAGTTGGGCGAGTTCATTGAGATTCTGCCGCCCATGCAGCGCGTGAATAAGAGCTGGTATCAGGGCACAGCAGATGCGGTGTACCAGAACATTTATTCCATCGGCTCCGAACAGCCAAAGCACGTGATCATCCTCTCAGGCGACCACATCTACAAGATGAACTATGGCCTGATGATGGATCAGCATGTGCAAAGCGGCGCGGCTTGCACCATTGCTACCTTGCCGGTCGATCCGAACGAGGTTGCGGGTTTCGGTGTGGTGGAAGTGTCCAGCAGTGGCGAAGTCATCGGGTTCCAGGAGAAGCCGAAGAGCACCAATATCCGATCGCCGTTCAATCCGGAAAAGGTGGATGCCTCCATGGGCATCTACATCTTCAACACGGACGTGCTGCTGCCGGAGCTAATGGCCGATGCAGAGAAGACGGACTCCAAGCACGACTTTGGCCACAACATACTGCCAGGCTTGCTGGGGCGCTTCAAAGTGTCTGCGTACAACTTCGTGGACGAAAATCGTAAGGAAGCGCTGTACTGGCGCGACGTGGGTACGCTGGATTCTTACTATGAGGCGAATCTCGATATCGCTTCGGTAAGCCCTGTGTTCAATCTCTATGATCGCGATTGGCCAATGCGGACGCGACCCACGCAGTATCCACCGGCGAAGTTTGTCTTCGGCGAGATGGGGCGTACGGGAATGGCGGTTAATTCAGTGGGGTCTCCCGGGTGCGTTATCTCTGGTTCAGCCGTGAGGCAGAGCGTGCTTTCGCAGGATGTGCGCGTGAATTCGTTCTCGGATATCGATTCTTCGGTAATCTTCAACCATGTGAACATCGGTCGTCATTGCCGTATTCGTCGCGCGATCATTGATCGCGACGCACATATTCCCGATGGCACGGTTATCGGCTATGACGCAAATGAAGACCGTAAGAAGTATCACGTTACGCCGAGCGGTATTACGGTGGTGACACGCGACATCACTCCGTATGAAAACCCGGTAAGTCCGGAATTCATGCAGACGAGATAG
- a CDS encoding twin-arginine translocase TatA/TatE family subunit has translation MLNDLFQPMHLLIIGLIVVVFFGGKKLPELGKGLGEGLKGFKEGLKGVTEDVKNDAHIVTPEPKEPATKS, from the coding sequence ATGCTCAATGACCTGTTCCAGCCCATGCACCTGCTGATCATCGGCCTTATCGTCGTCGTGTTTTTCGGTGGGAAGAAGCTGCCGGAACTAGGTAAGGGACTTGGCGAAGGTCTGAAGGGTTTCAAGGAAGGCCTGAAGGGCGTGACTGAAGATGTGAAGAACGACGCGCACATCGTGACGCCGGAGCCGAAGGAGCCTGCGACCAAGTCGTAG
- a CDS encoding polyphosphate kinase 2 family protein: MKIKSPHLVVPGKKVSLQKIDAAQTGKLKSEADAQTYLQRHRKDLDRLQEVLYAGGEHGVLVVLQGMDTAGKDGTIRHIFSGINPQGCDVTAFKVPTPLEAKHDFLWRCHNAVPPRGMIGIFNRSHYEDVLSPRVHGLMDKKTAHAHMEQINRFEEMLTENGIAILKFFLHISEAEQKRRLQARIDDNSKHWKLSAADFAERKFWPQYQDCYEDILQRTSKKHAPWFVIPSDNKWYRNVAISEILVETMKSMKLRYPKATVDVSQLTL; this comes from the coding sequence TTGAAGATTAAGTCGCCCCATCTGGTAGTTCCCGGTAAGAAAGTCAGCCTGCAAAAGATTGATGCAGCGCAGACTGGCAAGCTCAAGTCGGAAGCCGACGCACAAACCTACCTACAACGCCATCGCAAAGACCTGGATCGGTTGCAGGAGGTGCTGTATGCCGGTGGGGAGCATGGTGTGTTGGTGGTGCTGCAGGGCATGGATACTGCGGGCAAGGATGGGACGATCCGTCACATCTTCTCAGGTATCAACCCGCAGGGATGTGATGTGACGGCGTTCAAGGTGCCAACTCCGCTGGAGGCAAAGCATGACTTCCTGTGGCGGTGCCACAATGCAGTACCGCCGCGCGGCATGATCGGTATCTTCAACCGATCGCACTATGAGGATGTATTGTCGCCGCGTGTGCACGGGCTGATGGATAAGAAGACGGCGCATGCTCACATGGAGCAGATCAACCGCTTCGAGGAGATGCTGACAGAGAATGGCATCGCTATCCTGAAGTTCTTCCTGCATATCTCTGAGGCGGAGCAGAAGCGGCGCTTGCAGGCGCGCATTGACGACAACAGCAAGCACTGGAAGCTATCCGCCGCTGACTTCGCAGAGCGTAAGTTCTGGCCGCAGTATCAAGACTGCTATGAGGACATTCTGCAGCGCACCAGTAAGAAGCACGCTCCGTGGTTCGTGATTCCGTCGGATAACAAGTGGTATCGCAACGTGGCGATCTCCGAGATCCTCGTAGAGACCATGAAGAGCATGAAGCTGCGCTATCCAAAAGCTACGGTCGATGTGTCGCAGCTAACGCTGTAG
- the gcvT gene encoding glycine cleavage system aminomethyltransferase GcvT has protein sequence MADTTSAASLRRTALFDTHKSLKAKMVDFGGWEMPVEYSGLVAEHNAVRTAVGVFDVSHMGCIQLRGPGSLDAVQKLLMNDASKLQIGQAHYSAMLTPEGTFVDDVVLHKLSDNDYLIVINAGTREKDINWVRKTIGSMPSVHINDYSDLYTQIAIQGPKAQETLQKLTDTDLSVIKNYWFTWGKVAGFYNVLIARTGYTGEDGFEIYVPSDVATSEAAWKAVFEAGAEFGIVPAGLGARNTLRLESAMALYGHEISDEISVFEAGLNRYCKLEKDADFIGKSTLLALSANAPAKKLVGLEMVDRGIARDGYPVRSLAGEPLGVVTSGSPSPTLKKNIALAFVPPAEAELGNEVAVEIRGSLVKAKVIPTPFYKRVRTPKPTV, from the coding sequence ATGGCTGACACAACTTCCGCCGCATCGCTTCGCCGTACCGCACTGTTTGATACCCACAAGTCGCTGAAGGCCAAGATGGTGGACTTTGGTGGATGGGAGATGCCGGTGGAGTACAGCGGCCTAGTGGCCGAGCACAATGCCGTTCGTACCGCAGTGGGCGTGTTTGACGTGTCGCACATGGGCTGCATCCAGTTGCGTGGACCCGGTTCGCTGGACGCGGTGCAGAAGCTCCTGATGAACGATGCCAGCAAGCTGCAGATCGGGCAGGCGCATTACTCGGCGATGCTGACACCGGAAGGCACGTTTGTGGATGACGTTGTCCTGCACAAGCTGTCTGACAACGACTACCTGATCGTGATCAATGCCGGTACGCGTGAGAAGGACATCAACTGGGTGCGCAAGACGATCGGCTCCATGCCGAGCGTCCACATCAACGACTACAGCGACCTGTATACGCAGATTGCCATCCAGGGACCGAAGGCGCAGGAGACACTGCAGAAGCTGACTGACACCGATCTGTCGGTGATCAAGAACTACTGGTTTACGTGGGGCAAGGTTGCGGGGTTCTACAACGTGCTGATTGCTCGCACTGGTTATACGGGCGAAGACGGCTTCGAGATCTATGTGCCCAGCGATGTGGCTACCAGCGAGGCTGCGTGGAAGGCTGTGTTTGAGGCGGGTGCTGAGTTTGGCATTGTTCCCGCTGGTCTGGGCGCGCGCAATACGTTGCGTCTGGAGAGTGCGATGGCGCTGTACGGCCACGAGATCTCTGACGAGATCAGCGTGTTTGAGGCTGGTCTGAACCGTTACTGCAAGCTGGAGAAGGATGCTGACTTCATCGGCAAGTCGACGCTGCTGGCGCTGAGTGCGAATGCTCCGGCGAAGAAGCTGGTTGGTCTGGAGATGGTGGATCGCGGTATTGCTCGCGATGGTTATCCCGTGCGTTCGCTTGCGGGTGAACCGCTTGGCGTGGTGACGAGCGGATCGCCTTCTCCGACACTGAAGAAGAACATTGCACTGGCGTTTGTGCCTCCTGCGGAAGCTGAGCTGGGCAACGAGGTTGCGGTAGAGATTCGCGGGAGTCTGGTGAAGGCGAAGGTGATTCCGACGCCGTTCTATAAGCGGGTTCGCACGCCGAAGCCGACGGTTTAG
- a CDS encoding phosphotransferase enzyme family protein — MAVASTQGVSRATWKIGTGYWLSQAESERYSALAEKARFLVAFGRFLKDQSCSISVPECGRTLDDQPLVLDSGYVWGLTRHLPGAHPNAHDPRIYPKMIEGLARFHLALRDFQQTRMFEVPPGVCEKTCRLISQMECERFVPFTSDPLEEEIVCSAAEWLTGRLASFESLPRQIVHGDFTPQNVLFGGDGRDVLSAVLDFEAVALDPVHVDIGNVCSTLLMWSNLEDVEEHIASAMMTYFQFTGTALDLGEIHTAMVARWFCHYWDWRERSAFGEFGREVEQRLCARISAVLAYVTND; from the coding sequence ATGGCTGTAGCTTCCACGCAAGGTGTGAGCCGCGCCACCTGGAAGATAGGAACGGGATATTGGTTATCTCAAGCTGAGAGCGAGCGATACTCGGCCCTCGCGGAGAAGGCACGCTTCCTGGTGGCTTTTGGTCGATTCCTGAAAGATCAGTCCTGTTCTATTTCGGTTCCGGAATGTGGGAGGACGTTGGATGATCAGCCGCTGGTATTGGATAGCGGTTACGTTTGGGGTTTGACTCGCCACCTGCCGGGTGCTCATCCCAACGCACATGACCCGCGTATTTATCCGAAGATGATTGAGGGATTGGCGCGATTTCATCTTGCGTTGCGCGACTTTCAACAGACGCGCATGTTCGAGGTGCCTCCTGGAGTCTGCGAGAAGACGTGTCGATTGATTTCTCAAATGGAGTGTGAAAGGTTTGTACCTTTCACTTCCGATCCATTGGAAGAAGAGATCGTATGTTCTGCTGCAGAGTGGCTCACGGGCAGGCTTGCCAGCTTTGAATCGCTACCCAGGCAGATAGTACACGGCGATTTCACTCCGCAGAACGTGTTGTTTGGAGGAGACGGCAGAGACGTACTTTCCGCTGTTCTTGACTTCGAAGCCGTTGCTCTTGATCCGGTGCATGTAGACATCGGAAATGTCTGTTCGACCCTGCTTATGTGGTCAAACCTGGAAGATGTTGAAGAGCATATTGCTTCTGCGATGATGACTTACTTCCAGTTCACCGGCACTGCTCTTGATTTGGGAGAGATCCATACAGCGATGGTTGCGCGTTGGTTCTGCCATTACTGGGATTGGCGTGAGCGCTCTGCATTTGGTGAATTCGGCAGGGAAGTGGAACAACGCCTCTGCGCAAGGATTTCTGCAGTGCTTGCTTACGTCACAAACGACTGA